A section of the Prochlorococcus sp. MIT 1341 genome encodes:
- a CDS encoding prephenate/arogenate dehydrogenase: MNHKKQPFQNIGVVGLGLIGGSLGLDLQELGYKVYGLVHRQETASRARELGLATKISTNEIILENCDLVILALPLDELLNPKKELLNALPKKAVITDVGSVKAPILKIWSNLHPRFIGCHPMAGTSQAGVEAGKKNLFKGRPWVSTPDSKTDLEALELVRKLVLSLGSKWITADATNHDEAVALISHLPVLISAALIETVGEEKNNNVYELASKITSSGFADTTRIGGGNPKLGATMASTNSKAILQGLSIYKQCLEKFEKTLIKEDWFALEEKLRRTKKVRSKILSS; encoded by the coding sequence AAGCAACCATTTCAAAACATTGGTGTTGTAGGACTAGGGCTGATAGGTGGATCCTTAGGACTTGATCTACAAGAACTTGGCTATAAGGTCTACGGGCTGGTTCATAGGCAAGAAACAGCTTCAAGAGCAAGGGAACTAGGCCTGGCAACAAAAATAAGTACTAACGAGATAATTCTAGAAAACTGTGATCTAGTAATACTCGCCCTACCTTTGGATGAATTGCTGAACCCAAAAAAAGAACTCTTAAATGCCTTGCCAAAAAAAGCAGTAATAACAGATGTGGGATCTGTAAAAGCTCCCATCTTAAAAATTTGGAGCAATTTGCATCCTCGTTTTATTGGATGCCATCCTATGGCTGGTACATCTCAAGCTGGGGTAGAAGCTGGTAAGAAAAACCTTTTCAAAGGTCGTCCTTGGGTAAGCACACCAGATTCAAAGACTGATCTTGAGGCTTTGGAATTAGTCCGTAAATTAGTTCTCAGTCTTGGTAGCAAATGGATAACTGCAGATGCCACAAATCATGATGAGGCAGTTGCACTAATATCGCATTTACCAGTTCTTATTAGTGCTGCATTAATAGAAACTGTTGGGGAGGAGAAAAACAATAACGTATATGAACTCGCCAGCAAGATTACTTCCAGCGGTTTTGCTGATACAACCAGAATTGGCGGCGGCAATCCCAAACTTGGTGCCACAATGGCATCCACTAATAGCAAAGCAATTTTACAGGGATTATCCATCTATAAGCAATGTCTCGAAAAATTTGAAAAGACATTAATTAAGGAGGATTGGTTTGCTCTAGAAGAAAAACTAAGGCGTACTAAAAAAGTACGTTCAAAAATTTTATCTTCTTAA
- the speD gene encoding adenosylmethionine decarboxylase: MDPIPTCLHPNPGWIDSEAKDLNKVRSFANTNIAGKHCILELYDCDQGKTNDEAFVRTLLTAAAKHAGAQLLNLMTHRFAPQGVTGLALLAESHISIHTWPEHGYAAVDVFTCGENTLPERACEFLGHELEAKGFSLKSLQRKIPEDIRTAIRKPVDI, from the coding sequence ATGGATCCTATTCCTACTTGCTTGCACCCTAATCCTGGGTGGATCGATTCGGAAGCTAAAGACCTTAATAAGGTTCGGTCTTTCGCAAATACCAACATTGCTGGCAAGCATTGCATTCTTGAGTTGTATGACTGTGATCAAGGGAAGACTAATGACGAGGCTTTTGTAAGGACCTTATTGACTGCGGCAGCCAAGCATGCAGGAGCCCAACTTCTCAACTTGATGACTCATCGTTTTGCTCCTCAGGGTGTTACTGGATTAGCTCTTTTGGCAGAGTCACATATATCTATTCATACATGGCCTGAGCATGGATATGCTGCTGTTGATGTTTTTACTTGTGGAGAGAACACCTTGCCTGAAAGGGCTTGTGAGTTTTTAGGCCATGAATTAGAGGCTAAAGGCTTTTCCTTGAAAAGCTTGCAAAGAAAAATTCCTGAAGATATTAGAACCGCAATTAGAAAACCAGTTGATATTTAG
- a CDS encoding cob(I)yrinic acid a,c-diamide adenosyltransferase — translation MSSQTEAAKTLRERKQTRNGKGQGIGIVTAADRQERSHGQLHIYDGEGKGKSQAALGVVLRTIGLGICEKRRTRVLLLRFLKGPGRSYDEDSAIEALQKGFPHLIDQVRTGRADFFSAEGASHFDYLEAQRGWDIAKGAIASALYSVVVLDELNPVLDLGLLDVEEVVNTLNSRPEGMEIIVTGRAAPTPLIDVADLHSEMRAHRRPPQEEDNLLSLNSTGGIEIYTGEGKGKSTSALGKALQAIGRGISQDKSHRVLILQWLKGGSGYTEDAAIAALRESYPHLVDHLRSGRDAIVWRGQQQPIDYVEAERAWEIARAAISSGLYKTVILDELNPCVDLELLPVEPIVQTLLRKPAETEVIITGRCKNPPAYFDLASIHSEMVCHKHYAEQGVDLKRGVDY, via the coding sequence ATGTCTTCACAGACGGAAGCAGCGAAGACATTGCGCGAGAGAAAACAAACTCGCAATGGCAAAGGGCAAGGTATTGGCATTGTTACAGCTGCAGACCGCCAGGAACGTAGTCATGGTCAATTGCACATTTATGACGGGGAAGGTAAAGGAAAAAGTCAGGCTGCTTTAGGAGTGGTTCTTCGGACTATTGGGTTAGGAATTTGTGAGAAGAGACGAACAAGGGTATTACTACTTCGATTTTTGAAAGGGCCTGGAAGGTCATATGACGAGGATTCGGCAATTGAAGCTCTTCAAAAAGGCTTCCCACATTTAATCGATCAAGTCAGGACCGGTCGTGCTGATTTTTTTAGTGCCGAGGGGGCTTCCCATTTTGATTATTTGGAAGCGCAAAGAGGTTGGGATATTGCAAAGGGAGCTATTGCTAGTGCTCTCTATTCAGTTGTAGTTTTAGATGAGCTAAACCCTGTTTTGGATTTGGGTTTACTGGATGTTGAAGAGGTGGTGAATACACTTAATTCAAGGCCAGAGGGAATGGAGATAATTGTTACCGGGCGTGCAGCTCCTACTCCTTTGATTGATGTGGCTGATTTGCATTCTGAGATGCGTGCTCATCGTCGTCCACCTCAAGAGGAGGACAATTTGCTAAGTCTTAATTCAACTGGAGGAATAGAGATTTACACCGGCGAGGGTAAAGGTAAATCAACGAGTGCTCTCGGGAAAGCTCTTCAGGCAATCGGTCGAGGGATTAGTCAAGATAAGAGTCATAGAGTGTTAATTCTTCAATGGTTAAAAGGTGGTAGTGGTTATACAGAAGATGCAGCAATAGCAGCGCTGAGAGAAAGTTATCCACATTTAGTTGATCATCTTCGCTCTGGTCGCGATGCGATTGTTTGGCGAGGTCAGCAACAACCTATTGATTATGTTGAAGCAGAACGCGCTTGGGAAATCGCAAGAGCAGCGATTTCTAGCGGACTTTATAAAACAGTTATCCTTGATGAGTTGAACCCATGTGTTGACCTTGAGCTCTTGCCAGTTGAGCCAATTGTACAAACTTTGCTAAGAAAACCTGCTGAGACTGAGGTTATAATTACTGGCAGGTGTAAAAATCCACCAGCCTATTTTGACTTGGCAAGTATTCACTCCGAGATGGTTTGCCATAAGCATTATGCGGAGCAAGGAGTAGATCTTAAGAGAGGAGTTGATTATTAA
- the moeB gene encoding molybdopterin-synthase adenylyltransferase MoeB, which produces MNTKRKPHQDLSPEEIKRFSRHINLPEVGLEGQKRLKNASVLCIGIGGLGSPLLIYLSAAGVGRIGIVDFDVVEESNLQRQIIHRSNSVGGKKTSSAKDQLLEINPNCQVDVFETKITEENVLEIIKPYDLVCDGSDNFATRYLINDACVILHKPNIYGSISQFEGQASVFNLSSNSPNYRDLLPEPPPNDLIPSCAEGGVLGVLPGIIGVIQATEAIKIITGIGDPLDGRLLVFNALSMKFRELRLSKDKSRSLISKLPNEKDPQQNPNNRQKKNRYEIETISTRELKMLLDHKKDAIALLDVRNPCEAELSSIPGAKLIPLKQIESGESIKEIKKIAENRKIYIHCKKGFNSAKAIRILRSYGIESINVKGGIESWEYQIIKKRNA; this is translated from the coding sequence ATGAACACCAAACGGAAACCTCACCAAGATCTAAGCCCAGAAGAGATCAAACGTTTTTCACGTCATATCAATCTTCCTGAAGTCGGTTTAGAGGGCCAAAAACGTCTTAAGAATGCTTCTGTACTTTGTATAGGCATTGGAGGACTGGGATCACCATTACTTATTTACCTCAGCGCTGCTGGTGTGGGGCGCATAGGGATAGTTGACTTTGATGTAGTTGAAGAATCAAATCTACAAAGACAAATAATCCATAGAAGCAACTCGGTTGGGGGGAAAAAAACCTCTTCAGCAAAAGATCAGCTCCTTGAAATCAATCCAAATTGCCAAGTCGATGTCTTTGAAACAAAAATCACTGAAGAAAATGTCCTGGAAATCATCAAACCCTATGACCTCGTATGTGATGGATCAGATAATTTTGCAACTAGATATTTAATAAATGATGCTTGCGTAATTCTTCATAAGCCAAATATTTATGGTTCCATTTCACAATTTGAAGGGCAAGCAAGTGTATTCAATTTATCTTCCAACAGCCCTAATTATCGAGATTTATTGCCAGAACCACCTCCAAATGATCTAATTCCATCATGTGCCGAAGGCGGAGTTTTAGGCGTATTGCCAGGAATAATAGGCGTCATACAAGCTACTGAAGCAATCAAAATTATCACAGGCATAGGTGATCCACTCGATGGCAGGTTGCTTGTATTTAATGCACTATCAATGAAATTTCGTGAGCTAAGGCTATCTAAAGATAAAAGTAGGTCTTTGATCAGTAAATTACCTAATGAGAAAGATCCACAGCAGAATCCAAACAATAGGCAGAAGAAGAATAGATATGAAATAGAAACTATTTCCACAAGAGAATTAAAAATGCTTCTTGATCATAAAAAGGATGCTATTGCTCTTCTAGATGTCAGGAATCCATGTGAAGCAGAGTTATCATCTATCCCTGGGGCAAAATTAATTCCACTTAAGCAAATAGAAAGTGGAGAATCCATTAAAGAAATAAAGAAAATTGCAGAAAATCGCAAGATATATATTCACTGCAAGAAGGGTTTCAACTCTGCAAAAGCGATCAGAATTCTTAGAAGCTATGGCATAGAGAGTATTAATGTTAAAGGTGGTATAGAATCATGGGAATACCAGATAATCAAGAAAAGAAATGCCTAA
- a CDS encoding M67 family metallopeptidase: MQLCNENIESIYVMPGLLKFEHDCLTILSRSLLSVAPEEGCALLLGTQKPANNDQKTPAWHIQKIWPCLNAWHPGLMNNSGEEENEVVNHPKKLSKKNRFALDPKDQLEAQRWARKNHLQVLGVAHSHPQGRAKPSATDLCWGMSPGLMVIVSNTEGIKAWWQYGRGPEQHHEVLLVSDE; encoded by the coding sequence ATGCAATTATGTAATGAGAATATCGAAAGTATCTATGTAATGCCAGGTTTGCTTAAATTCGAACATGATTGCCTAACAATTCTTAGTCGGAGCCTCCTCTCAGTAGCACCTGAAGAAGGTTGTGCATTGTTACTAGGAACTCAAAAACCAGCTAATAATGACCAGAAAACTCCTGCTTGGCATATTCAAAAAATTTGGCCTTGCCTCAATGCTTGGCATCCTGGCCTTATGAATAATTCTGGAGAAGAGGAAAATGAAGTTGTAAATCACCCAAAAAAGCTATCAAAGAAAAATCGATTCGCTCTAGACCCCAAAGATCAACTTGAAGCTCAACGATGGGCAAGGAAGAATCATCTTCAAGTATTAGGAGTTGCTCATTCCCATCCGCAAGGGAGAGCAAAGCCTTCAGCAACAGACCTTTGCTGGGGAATGTCTCCAGGGTTAATGGTAATCGTTTCCAATACAGAAGGCATAAAAGCTTGGTGGCAATACGGCCGGGGACCCGAGCAACATCATGAAGTGCTTCTAGTTAGTGATGAATAA
- the crtD gene encoding C-3',4' desaturase CrtD, with the protein MSNESVIVIGGGIAGLTSAALLAREGIAVTLLESHSQTGGCAGTFSRGRFIFDAGATQVAGLEVGGSHERIFRHLNIPLPKAHVLDPACVVDLDDGYEPIRIWHDPIKWEKERKKHFPDSDSFWNLIAHIHRSNWDFSKRDPILPVRDSWDFIQLIKAIRPANLGFGILSRLSIADLLMLCGSKNDLRLKRFLDLQLKLYSQENADRTAALYGATVLNIAQAPLGLWHLDGSMKKLSDKLEDSVKRSGGRIYLRHRVMHIERQLRGRSWKVDILRSPGKKPIYMHASDIICTLPPQCLPELLVKDINHNKAYIEYIKTLAKPKGALVFYGAIRRSCLPDECFGHIQFPLQDPGDLFISISDEGDGRAPEGFATVIASSFTDVSAWSNLTDEIYRQRKQIVLARILGAMEDRLQISSANWEHQELATPRSFAKWTGRPEGIVGGLGQTPSKFGPFGLASRTPIPGLWLCGDSIYPGEGTAGVTQSAVMASRQLLENRGKEFTMFL; encoded by the coding sequence ATGAGTAATGAATCTGTCATTGTCATAGGAGGTGGAATTGCTGGCCTAACTTCTGCTGCTTTGTTGGCAAGAGAGGGCATAGCGGTAACTTTGCTTGAATCTCATTCCCAGACAGGTGGGTGTGCAGGTACTTTTTCTCGCGGTCGTTTTATTTTTGATGCTGGCGCTACTCAGGTTGCAGGTTTGGAAGTTGGAGGTAGTCACGAGAGAATCTTTAGACATTTAAACATTCCATTGCCAAAGGCCCATGTTCTAGATCCTGCTTGCGTGGTAGACCTGGATGATGGTTATGAGCCTATTAGGATTTGGCATGATCCAATTAAATGGGAAAAAGAACGAAAAAAACATTTTCCTGATTCTGATTCTTTTTGGAACTTAATTGCACATATTCATCGATCAAATTGGGACTTTTCGAAACGAGATCCTATCCTCCCTGTGAGAGACTCGTGGGATTTTATTCAACTAATAAAGGCAATTCGTCCAGCTAATTTGGGCTTTGGGATACTAAGTAGATTATCGATTGCTGATCTATTAATGTTATGTGGATCTAAAAATGATCTTCGGTTGAAACGTTTTTTAGATTTACAGCTTAAGCTTTATTCTCAAGAGAATGCTGATAGAACAGCAGCCCTATATGGAGCAACTGTTTTAAATATAGCTCAAGCACCTTTAGGCCTTTGGCATCTTGATGGGTCGATGAAAAAGCTTAGTGATAAATTGGAAGATTCTGTGAAAAGATCAGGGGGTCGAATTTACCTTCGACATCGTGTAATGCATATAGAAAGACAATTAAGGGGTCGCTCATGGAAAGTAGACATACTAAGATCACCCGGCAAAAAACCAATTTATATGCATGCTTCAGATATTATCTGCACTCTTCCACCTCAATGCTTACCTGAACTTCTTGTGAAAGATATAAACCATAATAAGGCTTATATTGAATACATAAAAACCCTCGCAAAACCAAAAGGAGCATTAGTCTTTTATGGCGCAATAAGACGCTCATGTCTTCCAGATGAATGTTTTGGACATATTCAGTTCCCACTCCAAGACCCAGGCGATTTATTTATTTCAATTAGTGATGAAGGTGATGGTCGTGCACCAGAAGGATTCGCGACAGTTATTGCCAGTAGCTTTACGGATGTATCTGCTTGGTCAAATTTAACTGATGAAATCTATCGGCAACGAAAACAGATTGTACTTGCGAGAATTTTGGGGGCTATGGAAGATAGATTGCAAATATCTTCTGCTAACTGGGAGCATCAAGAACTTGCAACTCCACGAAGTTTTGCCAAATGGACTGGTCGTCCAGAAGGAATAGTTGGTGGCCTGGGCCAGACTCCCAGTAAGTTTGGTCCCTTTGGACTGGCGAGTAGGACACCAATACCGGGTCTTTGGCTTTGTGGAGATTCAATTTATCCAGGGGAAGGAACTGCTGGGGTTACGCAATCAGCCGTAATGGCGAGCAGACAGCTGTTAGAAAACAGGGGAAAAGAGTTCACAATGTTCTTGTGA
- the larE gene encoding ATP-dependent sacrificial sulfur transferase LarE, with amino-acid sequence MSNFELLEELSEEEFSQLTELRNFIGGLQRVCIAYSGGVDSSLVTAIAKEQLNKNAFAVTGVSPALAPTLLSEARQQAAWIGINHKECSTKELKDPKYNSNPTNRCYACKSELHSHLKLISQKAGNFQVIDGVNYDDLKDHRPGISAAKEAGVISPLAELKIGKLSIRKISKALGFPWWDKPAEPCLASRFPYGELISSNRLILVGKAESWLKENGFTHVRVRNEGLNGKIEVPSHQIKEITEDVMRERIIKKFIELGFDSVTIDLEGFSSGKLNKHIKINSNH; translated from the coding sequence GTGTCAAATTTTGAACTTCTTGAAGAACTCTCTGAAGAAGAGTTCAGCCAGCTCACTGAGCTCCGCAACTTCATTGGAGGGCTTCAGCGTGTATGCATTGCTTATTCTGGAGGTGTAGACAGTTCTTTGGTTACTGCCATAGCTAAAGAACAATTGAATAAAAACGCTTTTGCTGTTACTGGAGTTTCGCCAGCATTAGCGCCTACACTTTTAAGCGAGGCAAGACAACAAGCAGCTTGGATAGGAATAAACCACAAGGAATGCTCTACCAAAGAACTAAAAGATCCCAAATACAACAGTAATCCCACGAATAGATGTTACGCATGTAAAAGTGAATTGCATTCTCATCTAAAACTTATTTCCCAAAAAGCAGGCAACTTCCAAGTTATTGATGGAGTCAACTATGACGACCTAAAAGACCATCGGCCTGGAATTTCTGCAGCCAAAGAAGCTGGAGTCATTTCACCACTTGCAGAATTAAAAATTGGTAAATTATCTATCCGTAAAATTTCTAAGGCACTTGGTTTCCCATGGTGGGATAAACCAGCAGAGCCCTGTCTTGCATCTAGGTTCCCATATGGAGAATTAATTTCCTCAAATCGGCTAATTTTAGTTGGAAAAGCGGAATCATGGTTAAAAGAAAATGGATTTACTCATGTGAGAGTAAGGAATGAAGGATTAAATGGAAAAATCGAAGTTCCTTCCCATCAAATAAAAGAAATCACAGAAGATGTAATGAGAGAAAGGATCATCAAAAAATTCATTGAGCTTGGGTTTGATTCTGTAACTATTGATCTAGAAGGCTTTTCTAGTGGCAAATTAAACAAGCATATAAAAATAAATTCGAATCATTAA
- a CDS encoding CAAD domain-containing protein: MSELNSEANNGTTNNTTQTTNNTPQKAVANSGNQDDTINYSEQFSQLMRTVNETLSKVDWTQMGKYGKAAGIITLVIVAQIIIKGVIDTVNLLPVIPGLLELLGLVVVGQWSWQNLKTSDKRNAVIERVQNLRKEYLG; the protein is encoded by the coding sequence ATGAGTGAACTAAACTCTGAGGCAAATAACGGCACCACTAACAACACTACTCAAACCACTAACAACACTCCCCAAAAAGCTGTGGCCAATTCTGGAAATCAAGACGACACAATCAACTACTCAGAGCAGTTCAGCCAATTGATGAGAACTGTTAACGAGACACTGAGTAAGGTCGATTGGACTCAAATGGGTAAATATGGCAAGGCGGCTGGGATTATCACACTTGTTATTGTTGCTCAGATCATTATCAAGGGTGTTATTGACACCGTTAATCTTCTGCCTGTCATTCCTGGTTTGCTTGAGTTGTTAGGGCTTGTGGTCGTAGGTCAATGGAGTTGGCAGAACCTTAAAACAAGCGATAAGAGGAATGCGGTTATTGAGAGGGTTCAGAATTTGCGTAAAGAATATTTAGGTTGA
- a CDS encoding fructosamine kinase family protein, with amino-acid sequence MPDHWTNSLFIQNGPFAGNTLENISPVSGGCIHQAWRIELSDGQKIFAKTNHKDLLNVLEVEAKGLKALKKWTNNSLITVPEPLLVEELSGRAVLLLPWLELSGDDQTALGQGLALMHQKSAKHNPEKFGWEEDGYIGKGIQPGGWLANWGEYFVNMRLIPQLKIASQWGLRIEDYQAILIALPSFLNEHQPSPSIVHGDLWGGNAAILQDGRGVLIDPAAWWADREVDIAMTKLFGGFSKKFYAGYEKVWPLPTSAQKRVEIYNLYHLINHANLFGGSYKEQCLRTLKTLKGSIIN; translated from the coding sequence ATGCCCGATCATTGGACTAATTCACTGTTCATCCAAAACGGTCCTTTTGCAGGCAATACATTAGAAAATATCTCACCCGTCTCTGGTGGTTGTATTCATCAAGCTTGGAGAATTGAATTAAGTGATGGACAAAAAATTTTCGCCAAAACAAACCATAAAGATCTTCTTAATGTTCTTGAAGTAGAAGCAAAAGGCTTAAAAGCATTAAAAAAATGGACAAACAATTCTCTAATTACAGTCCCTGAGCCTTTACTAGTAGAAGAGCTCTCTGGCAGAGCAGTCTTACTTCTACCTTGGCTAGAGTTGTCAGGGGATGATCAAACAGCTCTTGGCCAGGGTCTAGCCTTAATGCACCAAAAATCTGCTAAGCATAATCCTGAGAAATTTGGTTGGGAAGAAGATGGGTATATTGGGAAAGGAATACAACCAGGTGGCTGGCTAGCCAATTGGGGCGAATATTTTGTAAATATGCGTTTAATACCCCAACTAAAAATCGCTTCACAATGGGGATTAAGAATTGAAGATTATCAAGCAATACTTATAGCATTGCCTTCATTTCTAAATGAACATCAACCATCCCCCAGCATTGTTCATGGAGATCTATGGGGTGGCAACGCAGCCATTCTTCAAGATGGTCGAGGGGTTCTAATAGACCCCGCAGCTTGGTGGGCAGATAGAGAAGTGGATATTGCTATGACAAAACTTTTTGGAGGGTTTTCTAAAAAGTTCTACGCTGGGTATGAAAAGGTTTGGCCACTACCCACTTCAGCTCAAAAAAGAGTAGAAATATACAACCTATACCATCTAATCAACCACGCAAACCTATTTGGAGGCTCCTATAAAGAACAATGCCTAAGAACTCTTAAAACACTAAAAGGGTCAATAATCAACTAG